A window from Deinococcus roseus encodes these proteins:
- a CDS encoding ParA family protein — protein MPTQNSKFVMVASGKGGVGKTTTTVHLAYLLDGVIIDLDPKKSTRYFKGLRSPVLDLKDPIPEGKNVVIDAPPSAELVEQYARKYRELLTHVVIPLQPTAEDYALARHLYGIFSGIPGLKVGVLLNFLGPDRDSKLAPTIVKEDFGWNLVGEISYRPAVFRNVRTSGLSLDSVDCYVPASVWVNA, from the coding sequence ATGCCAACCCAGAATTCCAAGTTCGTGATGGTGGCCTCTGGCAAGGGTGGGGTGGGCAAGACCACCACCACGGTGCACCTGGCTTACCTGCTTGATGGGGTGATCATTGACCTCGACCCCAAGAAATCCACCCGGTACTTCAAGGGCCTACGCTCTCCGGTGCTGGACCTCAAAGACCCCATTCCTGAAGGCAAGAACGTGGTGATTGATGCACCACCGAGTGCAGAACTGGTGGAGCAGTACGCCCGCAAGTACCGGGAGCTCCTGACCCATGTGGTCATTCCCCTGCAGCCCACCGCCGAGGATTACGCCCTGGCCCGTCACCTTTACGGGATTTTCAGTGGGATTCCCGGTCTGAAGGTGGGGGTGCTGTTGAACTTCCTCGGTCCAGACCGGGACTCTAAACTTGCCCCGACGATCGTCAAGGAGGATTTTGGGTGGAACCTGGTGGGGGAAATCAGCTACCGTCCTGCCGTGTTCCGCAACGTGCGCACCAGTGGCCTTTCCCTGGACTCGGTGGACTGTTATGTACCGGCTTCGGTGTGGGTGAACGCATGA